The following coding sequences are from one Salvia hispanica cultivar TCC Black 2014 chromosome 3, UniMelb_Shisp_WGS_1.0, whole genome shotgun sequence window:
- the LOC125213318 gene encoding uncharacterized protein LOC125213318 isoform X2, with amino-acid sequence MQRAVDTVLAVTKESVKTFTYESLHNIVRLINGVSALLLSILPGKASILEGIHGWELRPTFRGPRLPRWMENGVSSFNQFIHEFSVDSDTSSSVDYSSDGEDCDIYPPSPLSQSSRFSRESSFTKQNRSWIWWIGCIISWALFPVKLLFALPLYIINSALPSSNAPRSSGNNPSVAQSPRRLQSLKDHFVQRATDRRHGVVEVAHSILSPADTLGSVCRWFLSKLSFQNDIPSEDFVSSCPTTVLSDKDPAPSERKSSFNLNTDARTCQDVITELGYPYEAIRVVTTDGYVLLLERIPRRDSRKVVYLQHGILDSSMGWVSNGVVGSPAFAAYDQGYDVFLGNLRGLVSREHIDKNISSRQYWNYSINEHGTQDIPAMVEKIHDIKISELKSNQSDPEEESNNDQPYKLCAICHSLGGAAILIYAITRRIEEKPHRLSRMILLSPAGFHHDSTVVFTVSEFLFFLLAPLLAPILPAFYIPTRFFRMLLNKLARDFHNLPAVGGLVQTLMSYVVGGDSSNWVGVLGLPHYNMNDMPGVAFRVALHLAQMKRSKKFAMFDYGSPAANMEVYGSPEPLDLGEYYSLIDIPVDLVAGRKDRVIKPSMVRNHYKLMKDAGVEVSFSEFEYAHLDFTFSHCEELLSYVMSRLLLVGPPSKQMQRPKSVKGKRKDLQVKTGK; translated from the exons ATGCAAAGGGCTGTTGACACTGTTCTAGCTGTAACAAAAGA gTCGGTAAAGACGTTCACCTATGAATCTCTGCACAATATTGTAAGACTGATAAATGGAGTGTCAGCACTTTTATTGTCTATTTTGCCTGGGAAGGCTTCCATTCTTGAAGGCATTCATGGTTGGGAGCTTAGGCCAACTTTCCGTGGACCTCGACTTCCTCGTTGGATGGAAAA TGGCGTATCGTCTTTCAATCAATTCATTCATGAATTTTCTGTTGATTCTGACACGTCCTCAAGTGTTGATTATTCATCCGATGGAGAAGATTGTGATATTTATCCTCCGTCTCCTCTGTCACAAAGTTCCCGATTCTCACGAGAAAGTAGTTTTACGAAACAGAATAGAAGTTGGATATGGTGGATAGGATGTATAATCTCATGGGCTTTGTTTCCCGTGAAATTACTTTTTGCCCTGCCACTATATATCATTAATTCAGCTTTGCCTTCTTCTAATGCCCCGAGGAGTTCAGGAAACAATCCTTCAGTTGCACAATCTCCTAGAAGACTGCAAAGTCTAAAGGATCATTTTGTTCAACGGGCCACTGATCGCAGACATGGCGTCGTTGAG GTGGCCCATAGCATTCTATCTCCAGCAGATACCTTGGGAAGTGTATGCCGGTGGTTCTTATCCAAACTCAGTTTTCAAAACGACATTCCTTCTGAGGATTTTGTCTCTTCTTGCCCCACTACTGTTCTGTCAGATAAGGATCCAGCTCCTTCAGAAAGGAAATCATCTTTCAACCTCAATACAGATGCCAGGACATGTCAAGATGTCATAACGGAGCTTGG gtATCCTTATGAAGCTATCCGTGTAGTTACAACTGATGGCTATGTACTTCTTCTGGAAAGAATTCCAAG GAGAGATTCACGAAAAGTTGTCTATCTGCAGCATGGAATATTAGATTCATCTATGGG TTGGGTGTCAAATGGTGTTGTCGGTTCTCCTGCTTTTGCAGCCTATGATCAAG GTTATGATGTTTTTCTTGGAAATTTACGGGGATTGGTTTCAAGAGAACATATTGACAAGAATATCTCATCACGGCA ATATTGGAATTACTCGATTAATGAGCATGGGACTCAAGATATACCAGCAATGGTAGAGAAGATACACGACATTAAGATTTCTGAATTGAAGTCTAACCAATCTGATCCCGAGGAAGAAAGTAACAACGATCAACCTTACAAGCTTTGTGCAATTTGTCACAGCCTAGGAGGAGCTGCCATTCTGATATATGCTATAACTCGTCGGATAGAGGAAAAGCCCCATAGACTGTCCAGAATGATCCTACTCTCACCAGCTGGCTTTCACCATGATTCTACAGTTGTATTCACAGTATCGGAGTTCCTGTTTTTTCTGCTTGCTCCTCTATTAGCACCTATCTTGCCAGCCTTCTACATTCCCACTAGGTTTTTCCGTATGCTGCTAAATAAGTTGGCTCGCGACTTCCACAACTTACCTGCCGTCGGGGGACTGGTACAGACACTCATGAGTTACGTCGTGGGTGGGGACAGCTCAAACTGGGTAGGGGTTTTAGGTCTACCACACTACAATATGAACGACATGCCAGGCGTCGCCTTCCGGGTGGCACTGCATCTGGCGCAGATGAAGCGCTCCAAGAAGTTTGCAATGTTCGACTATGGCAGTCCCGCTGCGAATATGGAGGTGTATGGTTCCCCAGAGCCGTTGGACCTGGGGGAGTACTACAGCTTGATCGATATCCCCGTCGATCTCGTGGCCGGGAGGAAGGACAGGGTGATCAAGCCATCCATGGTGAGGAACCACTACAAGTTGATGAAGGATGCAGGAGTGGAGGTTTCCTTCAGTGAGTTTGAGTACGCGCACCTGGACTTCACGTTCTCTCACTGCGAGGAGCTCTTGTCCTACGTGATGTCGCGTCTGCTGCTGGTGGGCCCGCCCTCAAAACAGATGCAGAGGCCTAAATCTGTCAAGGGGAAGAGAAAAGATCTGCAGGTGAAAACAGGCAAATGA
- the LOC125213318 gene encoding gastric triacylglycerol lipase-like isoform X4, protein MECQHFYCLFCLGRLPFLKAFMVGSLGQLSVDLDFLVGWKRNNPSVAQSPRRLQSLKDHFVQRATDRRHGVVEDLHLAIEFSIESAFDYVHKVAHSILSPADTLGSVCRWFLSKLSFQNDIPSEDFVSSCPTTVLSDKDPAPSERKSSFNLNTDARTCQDVITELGYPYEAIRVVTTDGYVLLLERIPRRDSRKVVYLQHGILDSSMGWVSNGVVGSPAFAAYDQGYDVFLGNLRGLVSREHIDKNISSRQYWNYSINEHGTQDIPAMVEKIHDIKISELKSNQSDPEEESNNDQPYKLCAICHSLGGAAILIYAITRRIEEKPHRLSRMILLSPAGFHHDSTVVFTVSEFLFFLLAPLLAPILPAFYIPTRFFRMLLNKLARDFHNLPAVGGLVQTLMSYVVGGDSSNWVGVLGLPHYNMNDMPGVAFRVALHLAQMKRSKKFAMFDYGSPAANMEVYGSPEPLDLGEYYSLIDIPVDLVAGRKDRVIKPSMVRNHYKLMKDAGVEVSFSEFEYAHLDFTFSHCEELLSYVMSRLLLVGPPSKQMQRPKSVKGKRKDLQVKTGK, encoded by the exons ATGGAGTGTCAGCACTTTTATTGTCTATTTTGCCTGGGAAGGCTTCCATTCTTGAAGGCATTCATGGTTGGGAGCTTAGGCCAACTTTCCGTGGACCTCGACTTCCTCGTTGGATGGAAAA GAAACAATCCTTCAGTTGCACAATCTCCTAGAAGACTGCAAAGTCTAAAGGATCATTTTGTTCAACGGGCCACTGATCGCAGACATGGCGTCGTTGAG gatctCCACCTAGCAATTGAGTTTTCTATAGAATCTGCATTTGATTATGTTCACAAGGTGGCCCATAGCATTCTATCTCCAGCAGATACCTTGGGAAGTGTATGCCGGTGGTTCTTATCCAAACTCAGTTTTCAAAACGACATTCCTTCTGAGGATTTTGTCTCTTCTTGCCCCACTACTGTTCTGTCAGATAAGGATCCAGCTCCTTCAGAAAGGAAATCATCTTTCAACCTCAATACAGATGCCAGGACATGTCAAGATGTCATAACGGAGCTTGG gtATCCTTATGAAGCTATCCGTGTAGTTACAACTGATGGCTATGTACTTCTTCTGGAAAGAATTCCAAG GAGAGATTCACGAAAAGTTGTCTATCTGCAGCATGGAATATTAGATTCATCTATGGG TTGGGTGTCAAATGGTGTTGTCGGTTCTCCTGCTTTTGCAGCCTATGATCAAG GTTATGATGTTTTTCTTGGAAATTTACGGGGATTGGTTTCAAGAGAACATATTGACAAGAATATCTCATCACGGCA ATATTGGAATTACTCGATTAATGAGCATGGGACTCAAGATATACCAGCAATGGTAGAGAAGATACACGACATTAAGATTTCTGAATTGAAGTCTAACCAATCTGATCCCGAGGAAGAAAGTAACAACGATCAACCTTACAAGCTTTGTGCAATTTGTCACAGCCTAGGAGGAGCTGCCATTCTGATATATGCTATAACTCGTCGGATAGAGGAAAAGCCCCATAGACTGTCCAGAATGATCCTACTCTCACCAGCTGGCTTTCACCATGATTCTACAGTTGTATTCACAGTATCGGAGTTCCTGTTTTTTCTGCTTGCTCCTCTATTAGCACCTATCTTGCCAGCCTTCTACATTCCCACTAGGTTTTTCCGTATGCTGCTAAATAAGTTGGCTCGCGACTTCCACAACTTACCTGCCGTCGGGGGACTGGTACAGACACTCATGAGTTACGTCGTGGGTGGGGACAGCTCAAACTGGGTAGGGGTTTTAGGTCTACCACACTACAATATGAACGACATGCCAGGCGTCGCCTTCCGGGTGGCACTGCATCTGGCGCAGATGAAGCGCTCCAAGAAGTTTGCAATGTTCGACTATGGCAGTCCCGCTGCGAATATGGAGGTGTATGGTTCCCCAGAGCCGTTGGACCTGGGGGAGTACTACAGCTTGATCGATATCCCCGTCGATCTCGTGGCCGGGAGGAAGGACAGGGTGATCAAGCCATCCATGGTGAGGAACCACTACAAGTTGATGAAGGATGCAGGAGTGGAGGTTTCCTTCAGTGAGTTTGAGTACGCGCACCTGGACTTCACGTTCTCTCACTGCGAGGAGCTCTTGTCCTACGTGATGTCGCGTCTGCTGCTGGTGGGCCCGCCCTCAAAACAGATGCAGAGGCCTAAATCTGTCAAGGGGAAGAGAAAAGATCTGCAGGTGAAAACAGGCAAATGA
- the LOC125213318 gene encoding uncharacterized protein LOC125213318 isoform X1, producing MQRAVDTVLAVTKESVKTFTYESLHNIVRLINGVSALLLSILPGKASILEGIHGWELRPTFRGPRLPRWMENGVSSFNQFIHEFSVDSDTSSSVDYSSDGEDCDIYPPSPLSQSSRFSRESSFTKQNRSWIWWIGCIISWALFPVKLLFALPLYIINSALPSSNAPRSSGNNPSVAQSPRRLQSLKDHFVQRATDRRHGVVEDLHLAIEFSIESAFDYVHKVAHSILSPADTLGSVCRWFLSKLSFQNDIPSEDFVSSCPTTVLSDKDPAPSERKSSFNLNTDARTCQDVITELGYPYEAIRVVTTDGYVLLLERIPRRDSRKVVYLQHGILDSSMGWVSNGVVGSPAFAAYDQGYDVFLGNLRGLVSREHIDKNISSRQYWNYSINEHGTQDIPAMVEKIHDIKISELKSNQSDPEEESNNDQPYKLCAICHSLGGAAILIYAITRRIEEKPHRLSRMILLSPAGFHHDSTVVFTVSEFLFFLLAPLLAPILPAFYIPTRFFRMLLNKLARDFHNLPAVGGLVQTLMSYVVGGDSSNWVGVLGLPHYNMNDMPGVAFRVALHLAQMKRSKKFAMFDYGSPAANMEVYGSPEPLDLGEYYSLIDIPVDLVAGRKDRVIKPSMVRNHYKLMKDAGVEVSFSEFEYAHLDFTFSHCEELLSYVMSRLLLVGPPSKQMQRPKSVKGKRKDLQVKTGK from the exons ATGCAAAGGGCTGTTGACACTGTTCTAGCTGTAACAAAAGA gTCGGTAAAGACGTTCACCTATGAATCTCTGCACAATATTGTAAGACTGATAAATGGAGTGTCAGCACTTTTATTGTCTATTTTGCCTGGGAAGGCTTCCATTCTTGAAGGCATTCATGGTTGGGAGCTTAGGCCAACTTTCCGTGGACCTCGACTTCCTCGTTGGATGGAAAA TGGCGTATCGTCTTTCAATCAATTCATTCATGAATTTTCTGTTGATTCTGACACGTCCTCAAGTGTTGATTATTCATCCGATGGAGAAGATTGTGATATTTATCCTCCGTCTCCTCTGTCACAAAGTTCCCGATTCTCACGAGAAAGTAGTTTTACGAAACAGAATAGAAGTTGGATATGGTGGATAGGATGTATAATCTCATGGGCTTTGTTTCCCGTGAAATTACTTTTTGCCCTGCCACTATATATCATTAATTCAGCTTTGCCTTCTTCTAATGCCCCGAGGAGTTCAGGAAACAATCCTTCAGTTGCACAATCTCCTAGAAGACTGCAAAGTCTAAAGGATCATTTTGTTCAACGGGCCACTGATCGCAGACATGGCGTCGTTGAG gatctCCACCTAGCAATTGAGTTTTCTATAGAATCTGCATTTGATTATGTTCACAAGGTGGCCCATAGCATTCTATCTCCAGCAGATACCTTGGGAAGTGTATGCCGGTGGTTCTTATCCAAACTCAGTTTTCAAAACGACATTCCTTCTGAGGATTTTGTCTCTTCTTGCCCCACTACTGTTCTGTCAGATAAGGATCCAGCTCCTTCAGAAAGGAAATCATCTTTCAACCTCAATACAGATGCCAGGACATGTCAAGATGTCATAACGGAGCTTGG gtATCCTTATGAAGCTATCCGTGTAGTTACAACTGATGGCTATGTACTTCTTCTGGAAAGAATTCCAAG GAGAGATTCACGAAAAGTTGTCTATCTGCAGCATGGAATATTAGATTCATCTATGGG TTGGGTGTCAAATGGTGTTGTCGGTTCTCCTGCTTTTGCAGCCTATGATCAAG GTTATGATGTTTTTCTTGGAAATTTACGGGGATTGGTTTCAAGAGAACATATTGACAAGAATATCTCATCACGGCA ATATTGGAATTACTCGATTAATGAGCATGGGACTCAAGATATACCAGCAATGGTAGAGAAGATACACGACATTAAGATTTCTGAATTGAAGTCTAACCAATCTGATCCCGAGGAAGAAAGTAACAACGATCAACCTTACAAGCTTTGTGCAATTTGTCACAGCCTAGGAGGAGCTGCCATTCTGATATATGCTATAACTCGTCGGATAGAGGAAAAGCCCCATAGACTGTCCAGAATGATCCTACTCTCACCAGCTGGCTTTCACCATGATTCTACAGTTGTATTCACAGTATCGGAGTTCCTGTTTTTTCTGCTTGCTCCTCTATTAGCACCTATCTTGCCAGCCTTCTACATTCCCACTAGGTTTTTCCGTATGCTGCTAAATAAGTTGGCTCGCGACTTCCACAACTTACCTGCCGTCGGGGGACTGGTACAGACACTCATGAGTTACGTCGTGGGTGGGGACAGCTCAAACTGGGTAGGGGTTTTAGGTCTACCACACTACAATATGAACGACATGCCAGGCGTCGCCTTCCGGGTGGCACTGCATCTGGCGCAGATGAAGCGCTCCAAGAAGTTTGCAATGTTCGACTATGGCAGTCCCGCTGCGAATATGGAGGTGTATGGTTCCCCAGAGCCGTTGGACCTGGGGGAGTACTACAGCTTGATCGATATCCCCGTCGATCTCGTGGCCGGGAGGAAGGACAGGGTGATCAAGCCATCCATGGTGAGGAACCACTACAAGTTGATGAAGGATGCAGGAGTGGAGGTTTCCTTCAGTGAGTTTGAGTACGCGCACCTGGACTTCACGTTCTCTCACTGCGAGGAGCTCTTGTCCTACGTGATGTCGCGTCTGCTGCTGGTGGGCCCGCCCTCAAAACAGATGCAGAGGCCTAAATCTGTCAAGGGGAAGAGAAAAGATCTGCAGGTGAAAACAGGCAAATGA
- the LOC125213318 gene encoding gastric triacylglycerol lipase-like isoform X5 produces the protein MVDRISGNNPSVAQSPRRLQSLKDHFVQRATDRRHGVVEDLHLAIEFSIESAFDYVHKVAHSILSPADTLGSVCRWFLSKLSFQNDIPSEDFVSSCPTTVLSDKDPAPSERKSSFNLNTDARTCQDVITELGYPYEAIRVVTTDGYVLLLERIPRRDSRKVVYLQHGILDSSMGWVSNGVVGSPAFAAYDQGYDVFLGNLRGLVSREHIDKNISSRQYWNYSINEHGTQDIPAMVEKIHDIKISELKSNQSDPEEESNNDQPYKLCAICHSLGGAAILIYAITRRIEEKPHRLSRMILLSPAGFHHDSTVVFTVSEFLFFLLAPLLAPILPAFYIPTRFFRMLLNKLARDFHNLPAVGGLVQTLMSYVVGGDSSNWVGVLGLPHYNMNDMPGVAFRVALHLAQMKRSKKFAMFDYGSPAANMEVYGSPEPLDLGEYYSLIDIPVDLVAGRKDRVIKPSMVRNHYKLMKDAGVEVSFSEFEYAHLDFTFSHCEELLSYVMSRLLLVGPPSKQMQRPKSVKGKRKDLQVKTGK, from the exons ATGGTGGATAGGAT TTCAGGAAACAATCCTTCAGTTGCACAATCTCCTAGAAGACTGCAAAGTCTAAAGGATCATTTTGTTCAACGGGCCACTGATCGCAGACATGGCGTCGTTGAG gatctCCACCTAGCAATTGAGTTTTCTATAGAATCTGCATTTGATTATGTTCACAAGGTGGCCCATAGCATTCTATCTCCAGCAGATACCTTGGGAAGTGTATGCCGGTGGTTCTTATCCAAACTCAGTTTTCAAAACGACATTCCTTCTGAGGATTTTGTCTCTTCTTGCCCCACTACTGTTCTGTCAGATAAGGATCCAGCTCCTTCAGAAAGGAAATCATCTTTCAACCTCAATACAGATGCCAGGACATGTCAAGATGTCATAACGGAGCTTGG gtATCCTTATGAAGCTATCCGTGTAGTTACAACTGATGGCTATGTACTTCTTCTGGAAAGAATTCCAAG GAGAGATTCACGAAAAGTTGTCTATCTGCAGCATGGAATATTAGATTCATCTATGGG TTGGGTGTCAAATGGTGTTGTCGGTTCTCCTGCTTTTGCAGCCTATGATCAAG GTTATGATGTTTTTCTTGGAAATTTACGGGGATTGGTTTCAAGAGAACATATTGACAAGAATATCTCATCACGGCA ATATTGGAATTACTCGATTAATGAGCATGGGACTCAAGATATACCAGCAATGGTAGAGAAGATACACGACATTAAGATTTCTGAATTGAAGTCTAACCAATCTGATCCCGAGGAAGAAAGTAACAACGATCAACCTTACAAGCTTTGTGCAATTTGTCACAGCCTAGGAGGAGCTGCCATTCTGATATATGCTATAACTCGTCGGATAGAGGAAAAGCCCCATAGACTGTCCAGAATGATCCTACTCTCACCAGCTGGCTTTCACCATGATTCTACAGTTGTATTCACAGTATCGGAGTTCCTGTTTTTTCTGCTTGCTCCTCTATTAGCACCTATCTTGCCAGCCTTCTACATTCCCACTAGGTTTTTCCGTATGCTGCTAAATAAGTTGGCTCGCGACTTCCACAACTTACCTGCCGTCGGGGGACTGGTACAGACACTCATGAGTTACGTCGTGGGTGGGGACAGCTCAAACTGGGTAGGGGTTTTAGGTCTACCACACTACAATATGAACGACATGCCAGGCGTCGCCTTCCGGGTGGCACTGCATCTGGCGCAGATGAAGCGCTCCAAGAAGTTTGCAATGTTCGACTATGGCAGTCCCGCTGCGAATATGGAGGTGTATGGTTCCCCAGAGCCGTTGGACCTGGGGGAGTACTACAGCTTGATCGATATCCCCGTCGATCTCGTGGCCGGGAGGAAGGACAGGGTGATCAAGCCATCCATGGTGAGGAACCACTACAAGTTGATGAAGGATGCAGGAGTGGAGGTTTCCTTCAGTGAGTTTGAGTACGCGCACCTGGACTTCACGTTCTCTCACTGCGAGGAGCTCTTGTCCTACGTGATGTCGCGTCTGCTGCTGGTGGGCCCGCCCTCAAAACAGATGCAGAGGCCTAAATCTGTCAAGGGGAAGAGAAAAGATCTGCAGGTGAAAACAGGCAAATGA
- the LOC125213318 gene encoding gastric triacylglycerol lipase-like isoform X3, protein MQRAVDTVLAVTKESVKTFTYESLHNIVRLINGVSALLLSILPGKASILEGIHGWELRPTFRGPRLPRWMENSGNNPSVAQSPRRLQSLKDHFVQRATDRRHGVVEDLHLAIEFSIESAFDYVHKVAHSILSPADTLGSVCRWFLSKLSFQNDIPSEDFVSSCPTTVLSDKDPAPSERKSSFNLNTDARTCQDVITELGYPYEAIRVVTTDGYVLLLERIPRRDSRKVVYLQHGILDSSMGWVSNGVVGSPAFAAYDQGYDVFLGNLRGLVSREHIDKNISSRQYWNYSINEHGTQDIPAMVEKIHDIKISELKSNQSDPEEESNNDQPYKLCAICHSLGGAAILIYAITRRIEEKPHRLSRMILLSPAGFHHDSTVVFTVSEFLFFLLAPLLAPILPAFYIPTRFFRMLLNKLARDFHNLPAVGGLVQTLMSYVVGGDSSNWVGVLGLPHYNMNDMPGVAFRVALHLAQMKRSKKFAMFDYGSPAANMEVYGSPEPLDLGEYYSLIDIPVDLVAGRKDRVIKPSMVRNHYKLMKDAGVEVSFSEFEYAHLDFTFSHCEELLSYVMSRLLLVGPPSKQMQRPKSVKGKRKDLQVKTGK, encoded by the exons ATGCAAAGGGCTGTTGACACTGTTCTAGCTGTAACAAAAGA gTCGGTAAAGACGTTCACCTATGAATCTCTGCACAATATTGTAAGACTGATAAATGGAGTGTCAGCACTTTTATTGTCTATTTTGCCTGGGAAGGCTTCCATTCTTGAAGGCATTCATGGTTGGGAGCTTAGGCCAACTTTCCGTGGACCTCGACTTCCTCGTTGGATGGAAAA TTCAGGAAACAATCCTTCAGTTGCACAATCTCCTAGAAGACTGCAAAGTCTAAAGGATCATTTTGTTCAACGGGCCACTGATCGCAGACATGGCGTCGTTGAG gatctCCACCTAGCAATTGAGTTTTCTATAGAATCTGCATTTGATTATGTTCACAAGGTGGCCCATAGCATTCTATCTCCAGCAGATACCTTGGGAAGTGTATGCCGGTGGTTCTTATCCAAACTCAGTTTTCAAAACGACATTCCTTCTGAGGATTTTGTCTCTTCTTGCCCCACTACTGTTCTGTCAGATAAGGATCCAGCTCCTTCAGAAAGGAAATCATCTTTCAACCTCAATACAGATGCCAGGACATGTCAAGATGTCATAACGGAGCTTGG gtATCCTTATGAAGCTATCCGTGTAGTTACAACTGATGGCTATGTACTTCTTCTGGAAAGAATTCCAAG GAGAGATTCACGAAAAGTTGTCTATCTGCAGCATGGAATATTAGATTCATCTATGGG TTGGGTGTCAAATGGTGTTGTCGGTTCTCCTGCTTTTGCAGCCTATGATCAAG GTTATGATGTTTTTCTTGGAAATTTACGGGGATTGGTTTCAAGAGAACATATTGACAAGAATATCTCATCACGGCA ATATTGGAATTACTCGATTAATGAGCATGGGACTCAAGATATACCAGCAATGGTAGAGAAGATACACGACATTAAGATTTCTGAATTGAAGTCTAACCAATCTGATCCCGAGGAAGAAAGTAACAACGATCAACCTTACAAGCTTTGTGCAATTTGTCACAGCCTAGGAGGAGCTGCCATTCTGATATATGCTATAACTCGTCGGATAGAGGAAAAGCCCCATAGACTGTCCAGAATGATCCTACTCTCACCAGCTGGCTTTCACCATGATTCTACAGTTGTATTCACAGTATCGGAGTTCCTGTTTTTTCTGCTTGCTCCTCTATTAGCACCTATCTTGCCAGCCTTCTACATTCCCACTAGGTTTTTCCGTATGCTGCTAAATAAGTTGGCTCGCGACTTCCACAACTTACCTGCCGTCGGGGGACTGGTACAGACACTCATGAGTTACGTCGTGGGTGGGGACAGCTCAAACTGGGTAGGGGTTTTAGGTCTACCACACTACAATATGAACGACATGCCAGGCGTCGCCTTCCGGGTGGCACTGCATCTGGCGCAGATGAAGCGCTCCAAGAAGTTTGCAATGTTCGACTATGGCAGTCCCGCTGCGAATATGGAGGTGTATGGTTCCCCAGAGCCGTTGGACCTGGGGGAGTACTACAGCTTGATCGATATCCCCGTCGATCTCGTGGCCGGGAGGAAGGACAGGGTGATCAAGCCATCCATGGTGAGGAACCACTACAAGTTGATGAAGGATGCAGGAGTGGAGGTTTCCTTCAGTGAGTTTGAGTACGCGCACCTGGACTTCACGTTCTCTCACTGCGAGGAGCTCTTGTCCTACGTGATGTCGCGTCTGCTGCTGGTGGGCCCGCCCTCAAAACAGATGCAGAGGCCTAAATCTGTCAAGGGGAAGAGAAAAGATCTGCAGGTGAAAACAGGCAAATGA